CGTGGTGGTGCAAAATCTGGCGCGTCAAGCAGGATTAACTCAGGAGTCAGAGCATCAACTACTGGAAAAAAAGGCACTAGTTCTGGAAAATCGAGCAGGGGGGATTCTGCAGTATGTTCTATCATTTCAATAATTTTGTTTTGTCATAATATTGTAATTTTGAGATTCTTATATACAGCTTAATGTTTTATCAATTATTCGAGAACCTTATTATTTGGTTAGTCCAAGAATCCATTTAGTCTTTTATGGGTCTGAAATTTTATAGTTAAGACTTAATTTTTTGTTGATTTGTTCTTTGAAATTTTCAGAATGGTGATGCTGAAGATGGAAAGGGTAAAAAGAAAGAGTACGAGGGACCTGATCCTGATTTGGCTGCAATGCTTGAAAGAGATGTGCTGGAAACCAGTCCAGGAGTGAGATGGGAGGATGTTGCTGGCCTGAGTGAAGCTAAAAGACTTTTAGAGGAAGCTGTTGTGCTTCCTCTGTGGATGCCAGAATATTTCCAGGTAATCTTTCTTAAATGGCAAacaaattatcttattttatttatcttACTCTAGCATTCAGACAGCCATTTTCTATTTAATGACATTGCTAACAGTATAAATTCATCTcctgttgaaaaaaaaaattatcttttgtTGATTGGTACTTTATTGGCATGTTATTTCTTCTCTTGTATTACTTCTTTTTGGCCATTGCAAGCGCAGGTTTCTGGGGCTTTTGGTTttgtttagaaaatatataattaacgTTGATAACACTGCTTACAAATGAGtgaaaaaaatgtaattttttcttCCAGTCTTGTATCTTGATATCAAAGTTTTTGTTGGGTTTCACTTCCACGTAATTTCTCTTAAGTGATTAGTACGTTCTTTCACTGCATCCTGAAATTTCTCACTTCATAAGGCATTTGTCaacatatttttttcttcttgaactTCAGGGAATTAGAAGACCATGGAAAGGTGTCCTCATGTTTGGACCTCCTGGAACTGGGAAGACATTACTTGCTAAAGCTGTTGCTACAGAGTGTGGCACTACATTTTTCAATGTCTCTTCTGCTACATTAGCTTCAAAATGGCGTGGAGAGAGTGAGCGCATGGTACGATGCTTATTTGATCTTGCAAGAGCTTATGCCCCTAGTACAATCTTCATTGATGAGATTGATTCTCTCTGCAATTCTCGAGGGTAAGGACTATAGTTATTTCATTAGTAGGagtttttgtaatttttggcACTTTGCTAGTGTTGAGTTCATATTACCATAAAAATCTATgcctgctttttttttttttagaaaaaaaatattttaattgtgattttattaTGCATTTAGCATTTTCACCTGTATTGAtctgaaataaaaaatttcttcaGAGCATCAGGGGAGCATGAATCATCTAGAAGGGTGAAATCTGAGCTTTTAGTTCAGGTAGATGGTGTAAACAATACCTCCACAAATGAAGATGGCAGCCGTAAAATAGTGATGGTTTTGGCAGCTACTAACTTTCCTTGGGATATAGATGAGGCATTAAGGTAGGATTTGGTATTTTTGTTTGGACTTGAATGTTTACTTTGATTTTGCGCTAAATTGTGCATTAACTTGATATCTTCTGAACTTTCATCTGATTTGTGTTATTCCAATTTCAGGAGGAGGCTGGAAAAGAGAATATATATTCCTCTTCCAAATTTTGAAAGTCGTAAAGAGCTTATACGGATCAACTTGAAAACTGTTGAGGTAACAGCAGACTTCATTTTTATTGTTGTTGGAAGGGGTTTACAAGGTTATCTGGGCCAGTACCCTATTAATAACCTTGTAAAAGATAATTTACCAAAGACAAGCAAACTCGTTGGCTCATTGGGTTGGTTATTGTTTATTACTACTAAAAGTCTGCTTTTTCTAAAAATTCTTTTGAAGTGTCTGAATTGGTACatgttatatattattgtttATCACTACTATATGATGgtcaatatttttctttttattgaaATTGGCAGTTTTAGTTTAATATTTGAAATTAACCGCATGCATATGTTTTAGGTGGCCACTGATGTTGATATAGATGACGTGGCTCGCCGAACTGAGGGATACAGTGGTGATGATCTGACGAATGTCTGTCGAGATGCTTCCTTGAATGGCATGAGGCGCAAAATTGCCGGAAAAACTCGTGATGAGATTAAGAGCATGTCCAAGGACGAGATTTCGAAGGACCCTGTTGCCATGTGTGACTTTGAAGAAGCCTTGACGAAGGTCCAACGGAGTGTTTCTCAAGCTGACATTGAACGCCATGAAAAGTGGTTTTCAGAATTCGGTTCGGCATAAGACTAGACGAAGATCGAAGCCATGATGAAGAGTGAAAGGTTTTGAATCCTGACTGCTCCAGCTTGCTGAACTCCGAGTGAGTTTTGTTTGTGTTTACTAATTGTTTGTGGTATGTGTATCTGTAACCATTCATGTAATGTAATATTTGTGCTTATTTCATTACTATGATTTTATTTGTTGtcgttatgatgatgatgattattattattatcattatcattTGACATACTCATGTCATGTACACCAATCAAATTTCTAAATTCAAGCAATGAATTTACAGTATTTATAGATGGGAAATCTGGCTAATCAACGGTTGGTTCGCCTTAATGGGAAAGAGTTTTTGTTGCTTGGCACTCGGTGACTTTCGTCATTTATATTTATTCTCTTTTGGATCTAACATTTTAAACACACTGGAACTTAATTTTGAAAGGGAACttgtataaatatattagaacagAGAATTTTTTTAAAGAAAGTCGTAAATACAAAATTGCTAGTCGTAAAAAGGTTCAATCATCTTTCaacgattttttttattttgtaggaaatcaTCTTTCAATGTTAAAACAACACCAAGATAGAAAGTTACTAAACTACTGGTTGAAAAGTAGATATGCCTAAACACGCACATAcacgaaagaaagaaaaaaaagccgAAACTTAAAAGCTGGACACCAATAACCAAGGTTGTCAAAAATTTCAATCACTCATCAATTAAAAAAAGCAGACTgagaagagaaaatgaaattCCAAAACTTAAGTGAGTATCTACCGGACCTAAATTATCAACGGGCTCTCCAAGTACGTTGAAAATTCGTCCTAGTGTCGCTCCGCCGACTAGAACACTTAAATGAGCTCCTGTGTCAATCACGTCCATTCCTCTTATTAGACCATCTGTAGCACTCATAGCTACAGCTCTAACTCGATTATTTCCTAATAATTACTGTACTTCACAAATCACATTAATTTGTTGACCAACAGTATCTCGACCCTTAACTACCATAGCATTGTAAATATTAAGCATTTTCCTAGCGGAAAAGCTAAACCATACTATACTATGTTGTGACCAAAGTCATTTAAAATTTCAAACATATTTTCCATGGATTAAAATATAGAATATGATAGATTCTATTATTGGAGTGTATCGACAAACATCAAAGTCAATAATGAGTGGTACACAACTAGTCACTTTTAtaaaaaagttatatatatatatatgttgagaaCAAAAAGAGTTCAATAATTTGTTTAATAAGCCTAAaaggagagaagaagataaaCGTTTTAGGCATGGAATAAAAtgaaatttattttctttatatatttttttgtttgatttcaGTTTAAAGTATTGGAAtgtattttaatgaaatgatttttccattattttaGTAAAAAGGTCCTTCCTTCTAAAATGAGATGAaagatcatttttatttttatgcatattaatttttttttactcgtATTAAATTTTATTCTATTTGTATGTTTTCATTACTCCCTACTAAACACACTATTAGGTGAAGTTTGGTTGAAAAATAATGAAAgaagaaattatattttatatggtgttttttaacaagtttacaaaaatatggcatttaaaaaaaaaatttattttatggctttttttaaaagaattttcaatattattggtttattttcctatttttttttttgtataaaagtttgtttatgccatagttttactcttaatcaaggtTTGTTAAATTGGAAGGgtattttttacttttattattattttttagcttaagtgattttatttatattaatattatattatataactatttttatattaaattttactGTGATTGTTTTGCaaagtttttttttgtaatatgaattgttttattatttattgtatcaattttttcccttttctttttagACTTTTATTGCACGTTTTTTTCCAAGACTCgataaggtaactagttacttgattgattACCTTTCACGTTTCCACcttgattttttttgttactAGAACCAGATTAAATAACATGCTATCATGAGGGGTAACCTATTACCATAagaagggtaaccagttacctaaaaaatctaaaattatacATATAACAGAACTTGTTGGTATCTTGaatctaaaaaaaattcaaatttgaagaaaaaaaaaaacctgaTATGATCTCAAAACAATCGTTAAAAACTAAaaacaatatttaaaaaaaaacaaacaaaattcatcaaaaaaggaagaagaagaatctatatttttagtaacataggtaactggttaccttaaaAATTCCATAAATGTACACATGTATCAGaacatgaaggtaaccagttacctatcacaaatttgaagaaaaaacacagataaaaaaaaaaataaacgagCAAACCAAATCTAATCTGCAACACAAGAGGACAATAAATCTTTTTTGTAATACATGAGTAATCATTTACCTAAAAACTTAAAATTTAGGCATGTTTGTGGCTGCTTTCTagatttaaaaacaaaacaaaaaagtttAGATCTAGGAAAGAAAAACCAAATCTGAAGATTGTagcaacaaaagaaaagaaggaggagttgtggatgaatatttttggcaaaagaagaagacgaagaagaaggaAGGGTTGTGGATGAATGATTTGGGCAAAAGAAAAATAAGACGAAGAAGAAAGATGAGTTGTTGGAATCGCTGGTCAGAGCTTTAGAAGGTTGCTAGATTTTGGTTGCTCTTCATCTCTACTTCATCGGTGATGGAAGGAATTCGTCCTTGGTTTTTGTGGGAGGGATTGTAACATTAATTCCCAATGTACCCCTATTTGGCTGCCATATTTTGCTTTAAAATTTAGTTCCTTATTTAGTTTGTTAGCATATTTATTTTCCCATAAATCCTTAATTTTTCTTGAACTTTTTCCATAAAATTTGAGAAGTGTTAATTCACCACATTTTTGCAAATAATAAGTGTAAATTCCataaaaatctgaagaaaaaaaaatccaaaatgaaATGGTAATACAAATAGGATTGCAATTGAATagaattgtaattttttttgtttggtataaTTACTTTGAAATGAGAATAGGAATGTAATGagatttatattattttgaccAAATTTTCCAGGGCCGCCATTGAGTTGTGGGAGACcctatataaaatatatatttaaagtggcaattttcaaaattttggagTCTTTTGGGTatggaaaaaatgatatttttctaaattttgggGCCTTATTgtttgggaaattttcatatatacggtaaataacaaaaaaaaattgaaatttacgGTATTTCAATTTCTTTACAAATATACGGTAAACCTGAAGCCCACAAGCCCAAAATCCAATATTATGTATACGTTAACCCCTAACCCACAAACCTAACCTATTACAGCTCTGCCCATTCCTGTAACATGTTGTCTTCATCCTTGTTACAAAAATCTGCAAAATCATccaaaaaaccataaaaaaaaaatttgattcaAGAGCTTACAAATTCGTGAAGTCTGGGCAAAATCAGAATTTTTCTACTATAACCTACTGCAAAATTTCCAAAATGATGTGTCTACAAAAACAACTTCACGACAAAATTAAAACATCTATTTTGTGGTAAATTACCTTGTTCTTCTATTTTGTTCTTGGTATATCTTGCATTTAGAGTAGATAATTAGTTTAGAACTTTCGAAACTCACTAAAACAATCTATCAAAATTATATATGTTGTCACATAGACAAATCTTAACATAGTATCAATTGTCAAACAGGaaatctttttataaaaaaatgttaTACTATTATAATCATCTTTCTCATAATTTCTCTATTTTATTGTAAATATTCATTAATATATAAGTAATTTAAAATCTAGGACATTAACAACCATGTAATATATCTTTACAAAAAGATAACACAAGTTAACAACATCTAAACAAATATAACCTGGTATGTATAGAACAAAACCATTATC
This genomic interval from Humulus lupulus chromosome 8, drHumLupu1.1, whole genome shotgun sequence contains the following:
- the LOC133796190 gene encoding katanin p60 ATPase-containing subunit A1, giving the protein MVGTASLGGLQDHLKLAREYALEGIYDTSIIFFDGAIAQINKHLNSLDDPLIRSKWMNVKKAISEETEVVKQLDAERRAFKEIPTGRRAASPPIHSKSSFVFQPLDEYPTSSGTHMDDHDPDVWRPPSRDTSRRTARAGQGGMRKSPQDGAWARGGATRPAPSARGGAKSGASSRINSGVRASTTGKKGTSSGKSSRGDSANGDAEDGKGKKKEYEGPDPDLAAMLERDVLETSPGVRWEDVAGLSEAKRLLEEAVVLPLWMPEYFQGIRRPWKGVLMFGPPGTGKTLLAKAVATECGTTFFNVSSATLASKWRGESERMVRCLFDLARAYAPSTIFIDEIDSLCNSRGASGEHESSRRVKSELLVQVDGVNNTSTNEDGSRKIVMVLAATNFPWDIDEALRRRLEKRIYIPLPNFESRKELIRINLKTVEVATDVDIDDVARRTEGYSGDDLTNVCRDASLNGMRRKIAGKTRDEIKSMSKDEISKDPVAMCDFEEALTKVQRSVSQADIERHEKWFSEFGSA